A genomic region of Oncorhynchus mykiss isolate Arlee chromosome 2, USDA_OmykA_1.1, whole genome shotgun sequence contains the following coding sequences:
- the LOC110507959 gene encoding fibrinogen silencer-binding protein has translation MASGSVYMSSSMVGKARSSNFTLSEKLDLLKLVRPHILILEEHTNKHAVIVDKNKCWDTVSDQYNVLGGDRPPRTAQGLRTLYKRLKESAKQEVMQRRHAQPEYRGSISEPTRRVMEMIPHLFHHGAIHHDKDPATMHRVMYKHDSPMEQPGSSSSLPDYPSNPVTHHLDQDVVRLDQDVVRLDQDVVRLDQDVDVKPPPDLTILSTRVGVVLGGEGAEEEDEDLGSVHGYDGSLSPCPSSVVLPLSTSPVPLQRDLYLHDHYPRRDPDRLRPLQLAKEEHEQVMTNHRKMGVYLEEKREGLKRKQELEEELLRAKIKVEKLRAARLRHGLPLPL, from the exons ATGGCGTCTGGGTCCGTCTACATGTCGTCCAGTATGGTGGGTAAGGCTCGCTCCTCCAACTTCACCCTGTCTGAGAAACTGGACCTGCTGAAGCTGGTCCGCCCACACATTCTCATCCTGGAGGAGCACACCAACAAGCACGCTGTCATCGTGGACAAGAACAAATGCTGGGACACAGTGTCTGATCAGTACAACGTCCTGGGGGGGGACAGGCCCCCCCGCACTGCCCAGGGCCTACGCACCCTCTACAAGAGGCTGAAGGAGTCAGccaaacaggaagtgatgcaacGGAGACACGCCCAGCCAGAGTACAGAGGAAGTATATCTGAACCAaccaggagagtgatggagatgaTACCTCACCTTTTCCATCATGGCGCTATCCACCATGATAAAGACCCAGCGACGATgcacag GGTGATGTATAAGCATGACTCTCCCATGGAGCAACCTGGCAGCAGCTCCTCCCTCCCAGACTACCCATCAAACCCCGTCACCCACCACCTGGACCAGGATGTGGTCAGGCTGGACCAGGATGTGGTCAGGCTGGACCAGGATGTGGTCAGGCTGGACCAGGACGTGGACGTGAAGCCTCCGCCAGACCTGACCATCCTCTCCACGCGTGTGGGGGTGGTGCTaggaggagagggggcagaggaggaagatgaggactTGGGCAGTGTCCATGGTTATGAcggctccctctctccctgcccatcCTCTGTCGTCCTGCCCCTCTCCACCTCACCCGTTCCACTGCAACGTGACCTTTACCTTCATGACCACTACCCCCGCCGTGACCCTGACAGGCTCCGTCCCCTTCAGCTGGCCAAGGAGGAGCACGAGCAGGTCATGACCAATCACAGAAAGATGGGCGTATacctggaggagaagagggaggggctAAAGAGGAAGCAGGAACTGGAGGAGGAGCTTCTGAGAGCAAAAATCAAAGTAGAGAAACTGAGGGCAGCCAGGCTGAGACATGGACTTCCACTGCCCCTATAA
- the rnf41l gene encoding RING finger protein 151, translating to MGYDLERFVGYVNEGLLCCVCRDVLERPLQAPCEHAYCDACISSWLIHHHSCPEDRLPLDISTLRPLHRYMRNDLSRLQIRCVNSGQGCDAVCCLETLHTHEDECPFTFISCSSTGCPVQVERRGLESHLLECEFRSRACPSGCGHTLLSVDQSQHNCVAELRTELELLRAEMLGKVEEVRREMESRLDSQRRHMVQKESMLKSEVEDLKGQVSRVMCDVRAERLRRQELAEAELEKRELLEMLRSLQPCRGQRNRDEPIRGLHQEDRTIRSQLQVEHPTRGLLRAGLTQSLPSALPTPALYLPTSPQPGEGSRKARPRSLTLDCIKSREVTVI from the exons ATGGGTTATGACCTGGAGAGGTTTGTGGGGTACGTGAACGAGGGgcttctgtgctgtgtgtgtcggGATGTGTTGGAGCGCCCCCTCCAGGCCCCTTGTGAACATGCCTACTGCGACGCCTGCATCAGCTCCTGGCTCATACACCACCACTCCTGCCCTGAGGACAGACTTCCACTGGACATCAGCACTCTGAGACCACTGCACAG GTACATGCGTAATGACCTGTCCAGGCTCCAGATCCGTTGTGTTAACTCTGGCCAGGGCTGTGATGCCGTCTGCTGCCTGGAGACACTTCACACACACGAGGACGAGTGTCCATTCACCTTCATATCCTGCTCCTCCACAG GTTGTCCGGtgcaggtggagaggaggggtctAGAGTCTCACCTGTTAGAGTGTGAGTTCCGCAGCAGGGCGTGTCCTAGCGGCTGTGGCCACACCCTCCTCTCTGTAGACCAATCACAGCACAACTGTGTTGCGGAGCTACGAACAGAATTGGAGCTGCTTAG ggcagAGATGTTGGGtaaggtggaggaggtgaggCGTGAGATGGAGTCGAGGCTGGACTCTCAGAGGAGACACATGGTGCAGAAAGAGTCTATGCTGAAGAGCGAGGTGGAAGACCTCAAG ggccagGTGTCGAGGGTGATGTGTGATGTGCGGGCAGAGCGCCTGCGGAGACAGGAGCTGGCAGAAGCGGAGCTAGAGAAGAGGGAGCTACTGGAGATGCTCCGGAGCCTGCAGCCATGCAGGGGACAGCGGAACAGAGACGAGCCAATCAGAGGACTGCATCAAGAAGACAGGACAATTAGGAGCCAGCTTCAAGTGGAACACCCAACCAGGGGCCTGCTGAGGGCAGGGCTAACACAATCACTACCCTCGGCTTTGCCTACTCCAGCCTTATACCTGCCTACCTCCCCACAGCCAGGGGAGGGGTCACGCAAGGCCCGCCCCCGCAGCCTTACCCTCGACTGCATCAAGAGCAGAGAGGTCACCGTCATCTGA